The Dasypus novemcinctus isolate mDasNov1 chromosome 20, mDasNov1.1.hap2, whole genome shotgun sequence genome segment TCCCCGCGCGCGGCGCCCAGCGTCCCCGCTGCGCCCCCCGGAGTCCCCGCTGCGCCCCCGGGGTCCCCGCTGCGCCCCCGCTGCGCCCCGGGGTCTCCGCGCCCGGCGCCCGGCATGCTGCGCCCGCTGCTGCTGGCCGCGCTGTGCCTGGCGGGCCGGCCGGGCCCCGGCGCCGGGTGCCAGCTGCCGTCCGAGTGGCGCCCGCTGAGCGAGGGCTGCCGCGCCGAGCTGGCCGAGACCATCGTGTACGCGCGGGTGCTGGCGCTGCACCCCGAGGCGCCCGGCCGCTACAACGGGCTGCCGTGGCAGGACGCGGCGGGCGCCGCGGGGCTGCTGTACGCGGCCGAGCTGGAGCTGCTGTGCGACCAGGCGTGGGGCAGCATGCTCGAGGTGCCCGCCGGCTCCACGCTCAACCTCTCGGGCCTGGGCTACTTCTCGTGCCACTCGCACACCGTGGTCCCGGACGCCGCGTACTTCTTCTTCCTCAGGTGAGCCGGGCGCGTCGCCAGCCGgggcgcccccacccccaggtcgCCCCACACAACCTGGGGACCCCAGGCTCAGGGGACTTGCGTAAAACACGGGGACAGATCTCCCTTCTTAGGACACAGAGGGGCGTTGCAGCCAAAAGCGCCAAGTGGTTTCCAGCAATCCACttgactctttttaaaaaacaagcttGGGTGGGAGCAGCTTGGGAGGGCGAATCAAACCCTGGTGGGGATCGTGGCTCTGCCCTCCCACCTGCTTGGTTTTGAGCAAGTTGTTCACACACCCCAGTATCCTCTTCGTCACGAGCTGAGCGAGGGGTTGGCTGAGGCGAAGGCCCTTTAAGCCCTCCAAGGGCGGGTGCCGCAGAGGCGAGTAAgtcctgtcccccccccccccccatcctctTAAAGAGCAAGATGGGAATGGCCTGGGGCGCAGCCTGCTGTTCCGGACCTGCACCCTCTCCACCAGCGCTCGGCAGACCTGAGCCAGGTCATTCAGAGGAAGACAGGCACGCGGGGAGGGGGTTCTGTCTGCCGTGAAGAGGCTGATGGGAACCAGGCAGGCGACACCCTCTGATGGAGAGCCCTGGGGCCCTGCGGGTTCCAGGAAGGCTGACCTGTCCTCAGGATGCAATCACCTGCCCGGGAAGGTGCCTGTCGTTCCACCCAAGTATGAGCTAAAGAAGGGCAGGTGGGACCCTAAATTCATGGGTTGTCTCCCGCTGAATTAGGAGAGCGATGGAGAGCAATTAGGAAACAGAGTCCAACGTATAGAGCAAGCCAGACAGGGAGAGAGTTAAAGCAACAATGGGGCTGTCCCAACGCCTCTGACCTCTGGTCCGCAGACTCGCTTCTAGCTCTTGAGGTCCACATCCCTCTGAGAAAACAACAGTGAGTTCCCCAGAGGGGTGTTCATAGGCTCATGGCAACACGTGTTTTCCATATTCAAGCCAGAATATCTAAGTTTAGAATCTGTGTCCTGCTTTGTGTTGGCTTGAGTGGTTTAGCTAGCTTAAGATGAATTTTCTTGTAAATTGTTGGAGAAGCATAGTTTCTAAAAAAAGTGTCAGCAAGGGTGATAGAGAAACTCAACTCAGATTTCTCATATTTTGATTGAGGGAAATTCCTGAGAACCAGGCTATAAAAGTACTCAACaattgaaccttttttttttcccccaaagaaaaGGAGCCCACTTCAGCagacattagttgtatttttttttttttgtctttctgatTCTGTCATGAAATACAGTTTTGTCCAGTGCCTCTGTGGTGTTCAGCCAACTCTTTTGTCTTTTGCTCTGACATGTTTACAAAAAGTTAGGGCAGAACCGCAGAGGCAAACAGTAGTCTGACAGATCCCCATTTCACAGTGCTGATCTGCCCTGAAGTGAGTTAGCAAGTACATACAAATCATTCCTTCTCTGTTACACTGAGACACGTGGGGGCAGGCAGAGGCTCTGCTCAGCATCACCCAGAAGGTGACAGGGGGTCCCACGAGCAACTCTGCGTGCCCCCCCGTGGGCTGAGCTGGGCCTTGAACCTCTGCCTTTTCCTGAGTCTTGATCTTTACAGCAAGCTCTTCTCACGGGCTCTGTGAAAACAGCATCTACTTTTGAAGCTGCACTCCCTCTGTGccaagttctttgtttctttatatacATTTTCTAATGCAATTTTGAAACACCATAAGAAGTGGGTGCTATCATAAATCTGTTTTACACACTGGGATGGCGAGGCTTGGAGGATTTAGGACATTCGTTTCAAGTGATCCAGAAGATAAATGGCAGGggcaggacttgaacccaggtttTACAACTGGCCTTCCTTTTAGTAAGGACAAAGAATGAGCTTCTTATGAGAAGACAAGACCCTTGGGAGACTtgggagacacacacacacaaatgcatgcACGCATACACAgatgcatgtacacacacatgcacatgtgcacacacaaatCTGCACGAGTGTGGACATCTGCACACACACAGGTATGCACATGCACAGGTAAACACACaaatgcatgcatgcacacacaggcacatgtacacacacacgcacatgtgcacacacaaatCTGCACGATATGgacatcacacatacacacacaggtaCACACCCGCACAGGTACGCACACACGGTTTCCTCTGCTTCACCCACACTCTTCTTtttgaaaacttcaaaaatagACTCATGTAGCGTGAGGTAGAGAAGTACTTGTTCTCTAATGAGAACCCAAGGAGACGTGGCCGTGGAAGGGACAGACTGTCGCTCTTCTGTGGCTCGTGGTTGACGCCAGCCCTCTTCACGGGGCGCAGGCGACATCTCTGCCTTTTCTCTCATTCCCAATAGGATGGATGAAAATTATAACCTTCTGCCTCATGGAGTCAATTTCCAAGATGCCATCTTTCCAGACACTCAGGAGAACCGAAGGATGTTTTCCAGCCTCTTCCAGTTTTCAAACTGTTCTCAAGGGCAGCAGCTGGCGACGTTTTCCAGTGACTGGGAGGTCCAGGAAGACAATCGGGTAAGGGCTGGCTGTGCTGTGTGCCACAGCAGACTGGCAGAGGGGCAGCATCTGGTGGGAGTTCTGTGGCCAGAGGAATCGGGACTGCTCTTGCAGATGTCCAGAGCATtgttccttcttctctctctccctccttccctttcccctcccctcctttgtCCTCCGCCCCTCCCAGCAGTTAAAAACCACTGCCTCAGACGCCTGTTGATATGATTTTTTCACAAGTGAGGGAACAAGAGGGATGGCGGTTGGCACACATGCCTCAGTGTCTTCTTCTGTAAAACGGGGACCATTCTAGTGCACCTCCCACACAGAGGTGATGCAGAATGATTACATGTGCCAAAAATGTAAGTCTGTGCAGCCCCTGGCCCGGTGC includes the following:
- the CCDC3 gene encoding coiled-coil domain-containing protein 3 translates to MLRPLLLAALCLAGRPGPGAGCQLPSEWRPLSEGCRAELAETIVYARVLALHPEAPGRYNGLPWQDAAGAAGLLYAAELELLCDQAWGSMLEVPAGSTLNLSGLGYFSCHSHTVVPDAAYFFFLRMDENYNLLPHGVNFQDAIFPDTQENRRMFSSLFQFSNCSQGQQLATFSSDWEVQEDNRLLCSSVQKALFEEEDRVKKLQQKVAALEKRNRQLRERVKKVKRSLRQARKHSRHLQRAQQKLGVGPGPPNSAPCFWG